One genomic window of Paraburkholderia phytofirmans PsJN includes the following:
- a CDS encoding SMP-30/gluconolactonase/LRE family protein encodes MTDNTRRYPDPSIRVFDPRFKPLILASASVECLYQGARWSEGPVWFGDGRYLLWSDIPNDRILRWDEPSGTVSTFRQSSNNANGHTRDRQGRLVSCEHLTRRVTRTEYDGSITVLAERYRGKRFNSPNDVVVKSDGSIWFSDPTFGIDGFYEGERQESELPACVYRIDGQSGEVTVVADDVLGPNGLAFSPDESVLYIVESRGEPHRTIRAFDVEGTGGALSNNRVLIDAGPGTPDGFRVDVHGNLWCGWGMGTDELDGVRVFTSQGEPLGHIALPERCANVCFGGRHRNRLFMAASHGLYSLYVNTQGVQGG; translated from the coding sequence TCCTGGCTTCCGCGTCCGTCGAGTGCCTGTACCAAGGCGCGCGCTGGTCCGAGGGCCCGGTCTGGTTCGGCGACGGCCGCTATCTGCTATGGAGCGACATTCCGAACGACCGCATCTTGCGCTGGGACGAACCAAGCGGCACGGTGTCGACGTTTCGTCAGTCGTCGAACAATGCCAACGGCCATACACGCGACCGTCAAGGCCGTCTCGTCAGCTGCGAGCATCTGACGCGCCGCGTCACGCGCACCGAATACGACGGCTCGATCACCGTGCTCGCCGAGCGCTATCGCGGCAAGCGCTTCAATTCGCCGAACGACGTGGTCGTGAAATCCGACGGCTCGATCTGGTTCAGCGATCCGACCTTCGGCATCGACGGCTTCTATGAGGGCGAGCGCCAGGAGTCGGAATTGCCGGCGTGCGTGTACCGCATCGACGGCCAATCCGGCGAAGTCACCGTCGTCGCGGACGACGTGCTCGGCCCCAACGGTCTGGCGTTCTCACCGGACGAGTCGGTGCTGTACATCGTCGAATCGCGCGGCGAGCCGCACCGCACGATCCGTGCATTCGACGTCGAAGGCACCGGCGGCGCGCTGTCGAACAACCGCGTCCTGATCGACGCGGGTCCGGGCACGCCGGACGGCTTTCGCGTCGACGTCCACGGCAATCTGTGGTGCGGCTGGGGCATGGGCACCGACGAACTCGACGGCGTGCGCGTCTTTACCTCGCAAGGCGAGCCGCTCGGCCACATTGCTCTACCGGAGCGCTGCGCGAACGTGTGCTTTGGCGGGCGGCATCGCAACCGGCTGTTCATGGCGGCAAGCCACGGACTTTATTCGCTCTATGTGAACACCCAAGGCGTGCAAGGCGGCTAG
- a CDS encoding ABC transporter substrate-binding protein yields MTVSDRLALRLVSVCLAASAAFASAAHAADPVTLNIVDVAGDLQLTQKGFEAFKAKYPNLVANLTFTNAPAPQLPGKIKAMQAAGRSDIDLVLTGTDALAAGIEQGLWMKLLPENAAAFPGVLDKYAPGPRKMQDLAQGYGLEVAYMPAGPLLEYNPAKVSDPPKTPEQLLQWCKAHPDKLIYARPANSGPGRTFLMGLPYVLGDKDPQDPIHGWDKTWAFLKQLNDCIPYYPGGTSAVMKELGEGTRDMTVTVTGWDINPRALGIVPAEFRVQAFDNMTWVNDAHYMVIPKGVPKEKIDVLYKLMNFMLEPAQQAMTYDDGYFYPGPAIKGVSVEQAPAHSQDVLKKYGRPEYVKLLAEHPHVLPLNAAAMVAAFKKWDTEIGAQKTK; encoded by the coding sequence ATGACTGTTTCAGACAGGTTGGCGCTCAGGCTGGTGTCCGTATGTCTCGCGGCGAGCGCCGCTTTCGCATCCGCCGCGCACGCGGCCGACCCGGTCACGCTCAATATCGTCGACGTGGCCGGCGACCTTCAACTCACGCAAAAGGGCTTCGAGGCCTTCAAGGCGAAGTACCCGAACCTCGTCGCCAATCTCACCTTCACGAATGCGCCGGCGCCGCAACTGCCCGGCAAGATCAAGGCGATGCAGGCCGCGGGCCGCTCCGATATCGATCTCGTGCTGACCGGCACCGACGCGCTCGCCGCAGGCATCGAACAGGGTCTATGGATGAAGCTGCTGCCTGAGAACGCGGCGGCGTTCCCCGGCGTGCTCGACAAATACGCGCCGGGTCCGCGCAAGATGCAGGATCTCGCGCAAGGCTACGGGCTCGAAGTCGCGTATATGCCTGCCGGCCCGCTGCTCGAATACAACCCCGCCAAAGTCAGCGACCCGCCGAAGACACCCGAACAATTGCTGCAATGGTGCAAGGCGCATCCGGACAAACTGATCTATGCACGGCCGGCAAATTCCGGTCCGGGCCGCACGTTCCTGATGGGCTTGCCGTACGTGCTCGGCGACAAGGATCCGCAGGATCCGATTCACGGCTGGGACAAGACGTGGGCCTTTCTCAAGCAACTGAACGATTGCATTCCTTACTATCCGGGCGGCACGTCCGCGGTAATGAAGGAACTCGGCGAAGGCACGCGCGACATGACCGTGACCGTAACGGGCTGGGACATCAATCCGCGCGCGCTCGGTATCGTGCCGGCCGAATTCCGCGTGCAGGCCTTCGACAACATGACGTGGGTGAACGACGCGCACTACATGGTGATTCCGAAAGGCGTGCCGAAGGAAAAAATCGACGTGCTCTACAAGCTGATGAACTTTATGCTCGAGCCGGCGCAGCAGGCCATGACCTATGACGACGGTTATTTCTATCCCGGTCCGGCGATCAAGGGCGTGAGCGTCGAGCAGGCGCCCGCGCACAGCCAGGACGTGCTGAAGAAATACGGCCGGCCTGAGTACGTGAAGCTGCTGGCCGAGCATCCGCACGTACTGCCGCTGAATGCCGCGGCGATGGTTGCGGCTTTCAAGAAATGGGACACCGAGATCGGCGCGCAGAAGACCAAGTAG
- a CDS encoding ABC transporter ATP-binding protein: MKHHFEQLRLDSVSRSFTNAEGQAIAALRGLDLTIQRGEFIALLGPSGCGKSTALNCIAGLQPLTSGGIWLDDKRIDVLPPEKRGFGMVFQNYALFPHMSVLDNVGFGLKMRGIGKSEAVRRVREALQLVQLVGHERKLPGQLSGGQQQRVAIARAIVIEPPLILMDEPLSNLDTKLRIEMRAEIRRIHSQLERATLYVTHDQDEALSMADRIVVMREGVVQQVATPKEVYTRPQNLHVARFMGYRNVAEFELEGMQGESVMVSAHGVRLLGTPMAGFNSKRVSVALRPEDMERATPGAENAFDALVTTVEYGGRDSLLRVKTAFGDIWARVGGEFEEGERISLRVPPSRTLVYDAEAV, translated from the coding sequence ATGAAGCATCACTTTGAGCAGTTGCGGCTCGATTCGGTGAGCCGCAGTTTCACGAATGCGGAAGGCCAGGCGATCGCGGCACTGCGTGGACTCGATCTGACCATCCAGCGTGGCGAGTTCATCGCATTGCTGGGGCCGTCCGGTTGCGGCAAGTCGACGGCGCTCAATTGCATCGCCGGATTGCAGCCGTTGACGAGCGGCGGCATCTGGCTCGACGACAAACGCATCGACGTACTGCCGCCGGAGAAGCGCGGCTTCGGCATGGTATTTCAGAACTACGCGCTGTTTCCGCACATGAGCGTGCTCGACAACGTCGGCTTCGGTTTGAAAATGCGCGGCATCGGCAAGAGCGAAGCCGTGCGCCGGGTGCGCGAAGCGTTGCAACTCGTGCAACTAGTCGGGCACGAGCGCAAACTGCCCGGCCAACTCTCCGGCGGCCAGCAGCAACGCGTCGCGATTGCGCGCGCGATCGTGATCGAGCCGCCGCTGATCCTGATGGACGAACCGCTGTCGAATCTCGACACCAAGCTGCGCATCGAAATGCGCGCGGAGATTCGCCGCATCCATAGCCAGCTCGAACGCGCGACACTTTACGTGACGCACGATCAGGACGAAGCGCTGTCCATGGCCGATCGCATCGTCGTGATGAGGGAAGGCGTGGTGCAGCAGGTCGCCACGCCGAAAGAGGTCTATACGCGGCCGCAGAATCTGCATGTCGCGCGCTTCATGGGCTATCGCAATGTGGCCGAGTTCGAACTCGAAGGCATGCAAGGCGAAAGCGTGATGGTGAGCGCGCACGGTGTGCGTCTGCTCGGCACGCCGATGGCCGGCTTCAATAGCAAACGCGTGAGCGTCGCGCTGCGTCCCGAGGATATGGAGCGCGCCACGCCCGGTGCGGAGAATGCCTTCGATGCGTTGGTGACGACCGTCGAATACGGCGGCCGCGATTCGCTGCTGCGCGTGAAGACCGCCTTTGGCGATATCTGGGCGCGCGTCGGCGGAGAATTCGAAGAAGGCGAGCGCATCAGCCTGCGCGTGCCGCCGTCGCGCACGCTCGTGTACGACGCGGAGGCGGTGTGA
- a CDS encoding ABC transporter permease — MNTPTLSPPLVPRDAKAWLVAPALLFVVALFIYPFAYGLMLSFRPMNGGSLWANYLAFFTDTSMWPTIFVTLKLSVPATLINVGVSVPVAFALRRYSRYQKFVTTLLVIPVTLGTVLIADGMLTYFGPNGWFPQALQGLHLYTREVRLTHNFWGVLISLIVSGFPFAFLLTLSYVTGIDPTLAAAAATLGASPWQQFRRIYLPLLVPGLTMAACLSFVQAFSVFPSAVLLGAPAGPTRVMSIAAAEAAFESYDYSLASAIAMVMGFVQLLVVAALLGARRFFYSGPTTGGKG, encoded by the coding sequence GTGAATACGCCCACGCTGTCGCCGCCGCTCGTGCCGCGCGATGCCAAAGCGTGGCTCGTCGCCCCGGCGTTGCTCTTCGTCGTCGCGTTGTTCATCTATCCTTTCGCGTACGGTCTGATGCTGTCGTTCCGGCCGATGAACGGCGGCAGCCTCTGGGCCAACTATCTGGCCTTCTTCACCGACACGTCGATGTGGCCGACGATTTTCGTCACGCTCAAGCTCTCGGTGCCGGCCACGCTGATCAACGTCGGCGTCTCCGTGCCGGTGGCGTTCGCGCTGCGCCGCTACTCGCGCTATCAGAAGTTCGTCACGACGCTGCTGGTGATCCCCGTGACCCTCGGCACCGTGTTGATCGCCGACGGCATGCTCACGTACTTCGGCCCGAACGGCTGGTTTCCGCAAGCGTTGCAGGGCCTGCATCTCTATACGCGTGAAGTGCGCCTCACGCATAACTTCTGGGGCGTGCTGATTTCGCTGATCGTGTCGGGCTTTCCGTTTGCGTTTCTGTTGACGCTCTCGTACGTGACCGGCATCGACCCGACGCTCGCCGCCGCGGCAGCGACGCTCGGCGCGAGTCCGTGGCAGCAGTTTCGCCGCATCTACCTGCCGCTGCTGGTGCCGGGGCTGACCATGGCGGCGTGTCTGTCTTTTGTGCAGGCGTTTTCGGTGTTTCCATCCGCGGTGCTGCTCGGCGCGCCCGCCGGGCCGACGCGCGTGATGTCGATCGCCGCCGCCGAGGCCGCGTTCGAAAGCTACGACTATTCGCTGGCATCCGCGATCGCGATGGTGATGGGCTTCGTGCAGCTGCTGGTGGTTGCCGCGCTGCTCGGCGCGCGCCGCTTCTTCTACAGCGGTCCGACTACCGGAGGCAAAGGCTGA
- a CDS encoding ABC transporter permease, translating to MTTDHRATQPSWSASTSNDHDDGAREPERRTGHTRQRTSVPGRIWRVLVWGAMVFFLVNVVLLIATVAVNSIATRWFGTLLPQGFTLHWYAQAWSDFQLASVLWVTVEVVGAVVLLSVLLGVPAAYALARVQFPGKRIAMLIFLLPLMVPPVTYGIPMATVMYKVGLAGTLSGVILANLVPALPFVILVMTPFIEQIDPNLEAAARIFGANTFRYFRYVLLPLLVPGMLAAGLLVLVRTIGMFELTFFTAGPATQTLVVALYYAVFSTGVRAPQSIDAMAMIYMAITLIWVLIALQFVSPTQIVSRVKEQKR from the coding sequence ATGACGACCGATCATCGCGCGACGCAGCCTTCGTGGTCCGCGTCCACATCGAACGATCACGACGACGGCGCGCGCGAGCCGGAAAGGCGCACCGGTCACACCCGGCAGCGCACCAGCGTGCCCGGCCGCATCTGGCGCGTGCTGGTGTGGGGCGCGATGGTGTTCTTTCTCGTCAACGTGGTGCTGCTGATCGCGACCGTCGCGGTCAATTCGATCGCGACGCGCTGGTTCGGCACCTTGCTGCCGCAAGGCTTCACGCTGCATTGGTATGCGCAGGCGTGGAGCGATTTCCAGTTGGCGAGTGTGTTGTGGGTGACCGTCGAAGTGGTCGGCGCAGTCGTGCTGCTGTCGGTCCTGCTCGGCGTGCCGGCGGCTTATGCGCTCGCGCGCGTGCAATTTCCCGGCAAGCGCATCGCGATGCTGATTTTCCTGTTGCCGCTGATGGTGCCGCCTGTCACGTACGGCATTCCCATGGCGACGGTCATGTACAAGGTCGGCCTCGCCGGCACGCTGAGTGGCGTGATTCTGGCCAACCTCGTGCCGGCGTTGCCGTTCGTGATTCTCGTGATGACGCCCTTCATTGAACAGATCGATCCGAATCTCGAAGCGGCGGCGCGTATTTTCGGCGCCAACACGTTTCGCTATTTCCGCTATGTGCTGCTGCCGTTGCTCGTGCCCGGCATGCTGGCCGCGGGCTTGCTGGTGCTGGTGCGCACCATCGGCATGTTCGAGCTGACTTTTTTCACCGCGGGCCCCGCGACGCAAACGCTCGTGGTCGCGCTGTACTACGCTGTCTTTTCAACCGGCGTGCGCGCGCCGCAATCGATCGATGCGATGGCGATGATCTATATGGCGATCACGCTGATCTGGGTGCTGATCGCACTGCAATTCGTGAGCCCGACGCAGATCGTGTCGCGCGTGAAGGAACAGAAGCGCTGA
- the araD gene encoding L-arabinonate dehydratase: MSRACGVAKDIVEQTLTKRKKPEELRSHRWYGVNDLRSFGHRSRTAQMGYDREEYAGKPVIAILNTWSEINACHTHFKQRVEEVKRGIWQAGGFPVELPVQTLSEPFQKPTTMLYRNFLAMEAEETLRSYPADGVVLMGGCDKTTPGLLMGAISMDLPAIFLPAGPMLRGNWNGVTLGSGSDVWKYWAELRAGTITQDDWQGIEGGIARSPGHCMTMGTASTMTSAAEALGFTLPGFASIPAADSRHAQMAAKTGKRIVEMVWEDLKPSDLITAGSVDNAVTTCLALSGSTNAIVHMIALARRAGIELTLDRYDDIARRTPVLANVRPTGAYLMEDFFYAGGLRALLAELGELIDRSQKTVNGRTLGENLEGAEIFNDDVIRRRDKPLLPNSGLAVLRGNIAPDGAVIKPGAAEPHLLVHTGRAVVFKDYNDMAARIDDDTLDIDENSLIVLQHAGPVGAPGMPEWGQLPIPRKLLQKGVRDMVRISDARMSGTSYGACVLHVAPESFIGGPFALVESGDMIELDVPRRKLNLLVTDDELARRKAAWVRPAPRFTRGYGAMHQVHVMQANQGCDFDFLQRGGAQAAPDADVAKDTGEPEIH; the protein is encoded by the coding sequence ATGAGCCGCGCCTGCGGCGTGGCGAAAGACATCGTGGAGCAGACGTTGACGAAGCGAAAGAAACCCGAAGAACTGCGCAGCCACCGCTGGTACGGCGTGAACGATCTGCGCTCGTTTGGCCACCGTTCGCGCACCGCGCAGATGGGCTATGACCGCGAGGAATACGCCGGCAAACCGGTCATTGCGATTCTCAACACGTGGAGCGAGATCAACGCCTGTCATACGCACTTCAAGCAGCGTGTCGAGGAAGTGAAGCGCGGCATCTGGCAGGCCGGCGGCTTTCCGGTCGAACTGCCGGTGCAGACGCTCTCCGAGCCGTTCCAGAAGCCCACCACGATGCTGTATCGCAACTTCCTCGCCATGGAAGCCGAGGAAACGCTGCGCTCGTATCCCGCTGACGGCGTCGTGCTGATGGGCGGTTGCGACAAGACCACGCCCGGATTGCTGATGGGCGCGATCTCGATGGACTTGCCGGCGATCTTCCTGCCCGCCGGCCCGATGTTGCGCGGGAACTGGAACGGCGTGACGCTCGGCTCCGGTTCTGACGTCTGGAAATACTGGGCCGAATTGCGCGCGGGCACGATCACGCAGGACGACTGGCAAGGCATCGAAGGCGGCATTGCGCGCTCGCCGGGGCACTGCATGACCATGGGCACCGCGTCGACCATGACGAGCGCGGCCGAAGCGCTCGGCTTCACGCTGCCCGGTTTCGCGTCGATTCCCGCAGCGGATTCGCGCCATGCGCAGATGGCGGCGAAAACCGGCAAGCGTATCGTCGAGATGGTGTGGGAGGACCTCAAACCGTCCGACCTGATCACGGCAGGTTCCGTCGATAACGCCGTGACCACCTGCCTCGCGCTGTCCGGTTCGACCAACGCGATCGTGCATATGATCGCGCTTGCGCGGCGTGCCGGCATCGAGTTGACGCTCGATCGCTACGACGACATCGCGCGCCGCACGCCGGTGTTGGCGAACGTTCGTCCGACCGGTGCGTATCTGATGGAGGATTTTTTTTATGCGGGCGGCTTGCGCGCCTTGCTCGCCGAACTGGGCGAGTTGATCGACCGTTCGCAGAAAACCGTCAACGGCCGCACGCTCGGTGAGAATCTCGAAGGCGCGGAGATTTTCAACGACGACGTGATTCGCCGGCGTGACAAGCCGCTGCTGCCCAACAGCGGGCTCGCGGTGCTACGCGGCAACATCGCGCCCGACGGCGCTGTGATCAAACCCGGCGCCGCCGAACCACATCTGCTCGTGCACACCGGCCGCGCGGTGGTGTTCAAGGACTACAACGACATGGCCGCGCGCATCGACGACGACACGCTCGACATCGACGAGAACAGTCTGATCGTGCTTCAGCACGCGGGGCCGGTCGGCGCGCCGGGGATGCCTGAATGGGGCCAATTACCCATCCCGCGAAAATTGCTGCAGAAAGGCGTGCGCGACATGGTGCGCATATCGGATGCGCGGATGAGCGGGACGAGTTACGGCGCGTGCGTGCTGCACGTCGCCCCGGAGTCGTTCATCGGCGGGCCGTTTGCGTTGGTCGAGAGCGGCGACATGATCGAGCTCGACGTGCCGCGACGCAAACTCAACCTGCTGGTGACGGATGATGAACTCGCGCGCCGCAAAGCTGCATGGGTCAGACCGGCGCCGCGTTTCACGCGCGGCTACGGCGCGATGCATCAGGTGCATGTGATGCAGGCGAATCAAGGTTGCGATTTCGATTTCCTGCAACGCGGCGGCGCGCAAGCTGCACCCGATGCGGACGTCGCCAAAGATACGGGCGAGCCGGAGATTCACTGA
- a CDS encoding short chain dehydrogenase: MKKIVVIGATGTLGQAVSAELKARHEVIEVGATRGQYHVDSTDPASVERLFREIGKVDGVVTATGRVYFGPLPEMSIEQFWVGLRDKLMGQINVVLTGQQYVNDGGSFTLTSGILAEEPILQGASATTVNLALEGFVRGAAIEMPRGIRINLVSPTVLTEAMDAYAPYFRGFEPVTAQRAAMAYLRSVEGAQTGRVYRVGY, from the coding sequence ATGAAAAAGATCGTCGTGATCGGCGCCACCGGCACGCTGGGCCAAGCGGTGAGCGCGGAACTGAAGGCGCGCCATGAAGTGATCGAGGTGGGCGCGACGCGCGGGCAATACCACGTCGACAGCACCGACCCGGCGAGCGTCGAGCGGCTCTTTCGCGAGATCGGCAAAGTGGATGGCGTTGTGACCGCGACCGGCAGGGTGTATTTCGGTCCGTTGCCCGAGATGAGCATCGAACAGTTCTGGGTTGGCCTGCGCGACAAGCTGATGGGCCAGATCAACGTGGTGCTCACGGGTCAGCAATATGTGAACGACGGCGGCTCGTTCACGTTGACGAGCGGCATCCTCGCTGAGGAACCGATTCTGCAGGGCGCGAGCGCGACCACCGTCAATCTGGCACTCGAAGGTTTCGTGCGCGGCGCGGCGATCGAAATGCCGCGCGGCATTCGCATCAACCTGGTGAGCCCGACCGTGCTCACCGAAGCGATGGACGCTTATGCGCCCTACTTCCGCGGCTTCGAGCCGGTGACGGCGCAGCGCGCGGCGATGGCTTATCTGCGCAGCGTGGAAGGCGCGCAAACTGGCCGCGTGTATCGCGTCGGCTATTGA
- a CDS encoding DUF3005 domain-containing protein, translating to MNSDIKKPADATQPAATSRANTAELHNDRTHDSTVDTDGKNLEAARIAGHSPISPDEITTSNATLTNSVPESLDGMAGFDSRVGGNHLLLALEPGYTVIDKGMVAPQGAYSADHQYDDPRPVGSRQDRGRIHYALNHLRPTRLIELHRVK from the coding sequence ATGAACAGCGATATCAAGAAGCCAGCAGACGCAACGCAACCGGCTGCCACCAGCCGCGCGAACACCGCGGAATTGCACAACGACCGCACCCACGACAGCACCGTCGACACCGACGGCAAAAACCTCGAAGCCGCGCGCATAGCGGGCCACAGCCCCATCTCGCCCGACGAGATCACCACCAGCAATGCAACCCTCACGAACAGCGTGCCCGAGTCGCTCGACGGCATGGCCGGCTTCGACAGCCGGGTTGGCGGCAATCATCTGCTGCTCGCGCTCGAACCGGGCTACACCGTGATCGACAAAGGCATGGTCGCGCCGCAAGGTGCGTATTCGGCGGACCATCAGTACGACGATCCACGGCCGGTCGGCAGCCGTCAGGACCGCGGCCGCATTCATTACGCCCTTAATCATTTGCGCCCTACCAGGCTGATCGAATTACATCGGGTGAAATAA
- the epsC gene encoding serine O-acetyltransferase EpsC yields MPNVPTQNWGLEQIVADLRASREQLHRTRHPLGIRELPSREAVVNIVAGLRAALFPTHYGAPDLTDETVDYYVGHTLESTLRLLAEQIRRALRFLPEFGETPDVDLQARAFDIAREFGTQLPGIRALLVSDIQAAFTGDPAAQHITEILLCYPGVWAMTHHRLAHALHRLGVPLLARFINEIAHSATGIDIHPGATIGPSFFIDHGTGVVIGETAIIGERVRVYQAVTLGAKSFAADLDGTLVKGNARHPIVEDDVVIYAGATILGRVTIGRGSVIGGNVWLTHSVPPGSSVSQGKIREGERSDEGRQ; encoded by the coding sequence ATGCCTAATGTGCCTACCCAGAACTGGGGCCTCGAACAGATCGTCGCCGACTTGCGCGCGTCGCGTGAACAATTGCATCGCACGCGGCATCCGCTCGGCATTCGCGAGCTGCCGTCGCGCGAAGCGGTAGTCAACATTGTCGCCGGACTGCGCGCGGCGCTGTTTCCCACGCATTACGGCGCGCCCGATCTGACTGACGAGACCGTCGACTATTACGTCGGCCATACGCTTGAAAGCACGCTGCGGCTGCTGGCGGAACAGATTCGCCGCGCCCTGCGCTTTTTGCCCGAGTTCGGCGAAACACCGGACGTCGATCTGCAGGCGCGCGCATTCGACATCGCGCGTGAATTCGGCACGCAGTTGCCGGGCATTCGCGCGTTGCTGGTCAGCGACATTCAGGCGGCGTTCACCGGCGATCCGGCCGCGCAGCACATCACCGAAATTCTGCTTTGCTATCCGGGCGTGTGGGCGATGACGCATCATCGTCTCGCGCATGCGCTGCATCGCCTGGGTGTGCCGTTGCTGGCGCGTTTCATCAACGAGATCGCCCACTCGGCAACCGGCATCGACATTCACCCGGGCGCGACGATCGGGCCGAGCTTCTTTATCGACCACGGCACGGGTGTCGTGATCGGCGAGACGGCGATCATTGGCGAACGCGTACGCGTGTATCAGGCCGTGACGCTCGGCGCGAAGAGTTTCGCCGCGGATCTGGACGGCACGTTGGTCAAGGGCAATGCGCGTCATCCGATCGTCGAGGACGATGTCGTGATCTATGCCGGCGCGACGATTCTCGGGCGCGTGACGATCGGGCGCGGCTCGGTGATCGGCGGCAATGTGTGGCTCACGCACAGCGTGCCGCCGGGCAGCAGCGTGTCGCAAGGCAAGATTCGCGAAGGCGAGCGCTCCGACGAGGGGCGGCAGTGA
- a CDS encoding AraC family transcriptional regulator produces the protein MSRGRVHMPRCAIGGVEATVAETAHAFPRHSHDRFGVGVIVSGGHRSASGRGLVEARANDAIMVNPGEVHDGSPLDERGRAWRMLYFEPSMLVTAASELTGAAAREIELTQPVAHDPLLKRLFERLFAVAVEAPIMSDDLAREEALLELFGHVVRVHATRPTRSWSADALGPIARAKARIDDDPSSPLTLADLAADSGMSRFQLLRGFAHEMGLPPHAYRMQRRVVLARQWIARGATLADAAAAAGFADQSHMTRAFVRLLGVTPANYAAALR, from the coding sequence ATGTCGCGCGGTCGCGTCCACATGCCCCGCTGCGCGATTGGCGGCGTCGAAGCGACGGTGGCTGAAACGGCGCATGCGTTTCCGCGCCATTCGCACGACCGCTTCGGCGTCGGCGTGATCGTCAGCGGCGGGCATCGGTCGGCAAGCGGACGTGGGCTCGTCGAAGCGCGGGCCAACGACGCGATCATGGTCAATCCCGGTGAAGTCCACGACGGCAGTCCGCTCGACGAGCGCGGGCGCGCGTGGCGCATGCTGTATTTCGAACCGTCGATGCTCGTCACCGCCGCGAGTGAGCTGACCGGCGCGGCGGCGCGCGAGATCGAACTCACGCAGCCGGTTGCGCACGATCCATTGCTGAAGCGTTTGTTCGAGCGGCTGTTCGCCGTCGCGGTGGAAGCACCCATCATGTCCGACGATCTGGCGCGTGAGGAGGCGTTGCTCGAACTATTCGGGCACGTCGTGCGCGTTCATGCGACGCGGCCAACACGCTCATGGTCGGCCGATGCATTGGGTCCCATTGCGCGAGCGAAGGCACGCATCGACGACGACCCTTCTTCTCCGCTCACGCTGGCCGATCTCGCCGCCGACTCCGGCATGAGTCGTTTCCAGTTGTTGCGCGGCTTCGCGCATGAAATGGGACTGCCGCCGCATGCATACAGAATGCAGCGTCGCGTGGTGCTCGCGAGACAATGGATCGCGCGGGGCGCGACGCTTGCCGATGCGGCTGCCGCAGCGGGCTTTGCCGATCAGAGTCACATGACGCGCGCGTTCGTGCGCCTGCTTGGCGTGACGCCCGCGAACTACGCAGCCGCGCTGCGCTGA
- a CDS encoding metal-dependent hydrolase, whose translation MASSKAHHATGFAAGVIAAAIVARIGGGGSFHVGVLLSFIAGVIGSTAPDWLEVAWWSRARRLWITHRTLTHWGVGWLALLAVSYHWLGHSAYAAPAFGFACGGLMHLFADWPNPLGVPWIAGRHSLNLWNSGHCDLIVVAASWAAAWFIGQHVWLHGVHGAALLQHLRIG comes from the coding sequence ATGGCATCCAGCAAAGCACATCACGCTACCGGTTTTGCGGCCGGCGTCATCGCGGCGGCGATCGTCGCGCGCATCGGCGGCGGCGGTTCGTTTCACGTCGGCGTGTTGTTGAGTTTCATCGCTGGGGTGATCGGGAGCACGGCGCCGGACTGGCTGGAAGTCGCGTGGTGGTCGCGCGCGCGGCGTCTGTGGATCACGCATCGCACGCTGACGCATTGGGGTGTGGGATGGCTCGCGTTGCTCGCGGTGTCGTACCACTGGCTCGGGCATTCGGCCTATGCCGCGCCGGCTTTCGGATTCGCCTGCGGCGGCCTGATGCATCTGTTCGCCGATTGGCCGAATCCATTAGGCGTGCCATGGATCGCCGGCCGGCACTCGCTGAACCTCTGGAATAGCGGGCACTGCGACCTGATCGTGGTGGCGGCTTCGTGGGCGGCGGCATGGTTTATCGGGCAGCATGTCTGGTTGCACGGCGTGCATGGCGCGGCCTTGCTCCAGCATTTGCGGATCGGCTGA